The genomic segment AAGTATTGATGCTCCATTTTTTTCATAACTTAATCTCCGATAAAAACTTTTTGCAGCAAATATCAATTTGCAAAAAAAGTTTTTTCCGTGCTTTTGCAACGAAGTTAAAAAGCACATATAATAATGCGACGTTTGTCGAAAGACAAACTCGGCAGATAAACAGTGAGGCTGAATTCCTGCCGAACTGTTTATCATGACTCCGATAAAAACTTTTTGTAAGTATATCAAAAAATGAAACTTTTGTCTGTGGACACAGGTACTGATAAATACTATATTATTTAATCTTTATGTGGAGGTTTATATGATACCGACAAAAGAATGGATTGAAAAATATGAAAAAGTGAAGGAGCTGCTTGTATCTCCGGTGCATTACGGTAACTTGTTTTCTCAAGATGAAGTACAGGGGAAAAAGTTATTTATATTGCCGATGGGAACCGTGCATTTTCCGACGGGAAATATTTTGGTGCGTGATCCGCTTGTCTACCTTGACAAAAATGAGGAGCCGTATCTGCAAAAAGTACCTACAGGAATTTTTCCATTAGAAACTTTAGTTGCCGAAATAGAAGAAGACCATTACCGATATGTTGCAACACGGGTAAAATTTTCCAATGAAAAGGCTGCCGTATATCGAGAAGCTTTAACGGGTAATGAAGATTTGGACGACGTCAATGGAGAAAGTTTTTTCGGGTTTAATGTCGATGCAGGGCTTGCAACGGTTGTCGATGTAAAAACACGGGATGCCTATTGCGATTTTGAAAGCCGTTGGGCAAACGAAAATCCCGACAAAAATATATACGACGATTATTTTGCAAAAGAGTTCAAAAAGAGTTATGCAGCAAATCCACGCTTTCAGCGAGATGGCGGGGACTGGATTAACTATCCGTTAGAAGGAACGGACTTGACCGTTCCTATGATACAAAGCGGTTTCGGTGATGGAAAATATCCGGTATATTTCGGCTACGATAAAAACGATGCCATCTGTGAACTTGTCATCGAATATATTTTCGCCGGATAAAAATAGCGATGTATATTTGATAGAGAAAAATTAGAATTTGATGGGGACAATCAAGGTGAATGAATTTAATGAATATATTCGCGATAGTTTTTCTGAATCCGGCGATATTGTCATAAAATCTATGATGGGCGGATACCTTGTATATTTTAACGGTAAGCTGATAGGTGACATTTGCAATAATGAATTGTTTTTAAAGAGAACGCCGACATCGGACAGACTGCTTGCAGATTCCGAACTGCGTTATCCGTATGAAGGTTCAAAGACCCTGATGCATGTATTTGATAGTTTTGATGATAAGGCTCTAATTCTGGAACTTCTGGATGGTATGTATGCTGAACTTCCGGAAAAGAAACCCGCGAAAGCCAGATAAGAAAGACAAATTCCAGTTTTTTAGAGATAAAAATTACAGTTTGTCGAAATGAAATAATTAAATAAAACCTATACCTTATCAACTTACGAAACAGTAAATCAAATCGGTTTACTGTTTTTTCTTTGCTCAAAATCAAGAAGAAAGGACAGAAAGAGGAAAAGGCAAAAGTGCAGTAGCGGCTTTCGCCTACGTATCCATCGAAATATCGAACCAATCGGATTCTTCGGAAATAAGCCATTCAAGTCCGCGTCTTCGTTCCATCAAAACATCGGGATTTAAGTTTTTGATTTCCGTTTCGGGACGAAGCCGTTTTTCCTCCGTTGCCCAATGATAACGGTAGTGCAGATCGAGCATATCCAGTATTTCTTCTATACCGCGGAGTCTGCACTGTGCTTTAAACGCAGTTTTCCCATCGGTGTCGCCGACCAGCTTTATCGCTCTCTCCACATCACAGATAGTGTTCGGATACGAAATATCTTCGACCAAGCCCAAAGCCCACACAAGCGACCAATAAGCTTCATAAGTCCAGCAGACATCGATGACATCCTGTTCGCTGTATGTTCCGTCAAAAAGCCGTTTTTCTTTTTCCAAAAGGCAGTCCGATACTTCATATTTTTCAAGCAACCGTAAAAAAAGCTCCTTCGATTCTTCATACCCTTGCTCATTATGAATGTCTTGAGCCAACTGAATCGACAAAAGACACGCGATGGCTCTGTCACAGATTTCCCCAAAGCTTTTAAGCTTCGCCTCTTTTGATGATTCCACCAAGGGCAGTTCTTCCATACATGCGATTCCCATTCCCTTTATTTTTGCATTCGATTTTTCACGCCGATCTTCAGGTCTTATGTACATAAGAATTCTCCTGTTGTTTATATTGGGAACCTCCAAAACTAGAGGTTTTCCTTAGATTTAATTTGCGATTATATCAAAAACTGCGATTGTTGATAACTGTTAGAAAAGCACCTTAAACATGGTATAATGTTACCTTAGCATATTTGACTTGATAAACAGAATTATCGTATCTAAATGAATTTTATCAAAAACCCGGACTAAGAATGACTGTTATATACGGGCGCAGACGTATTGGCAAATCTACCCTTATTTCGGAATTTGTGAAAGATAAAAAGGTGATTTTTTATACAGCCACTAAAGTGGGTAAAGAAAGGAATTTGGAATTATTTTCAAAACAGGTAACGGATGTATTTTTAGCAGGTATTGAAGACATAAACTTTCGTACAATTGAGGCCGTGTTTGACTTTATTGCACAAAATATGTCAGATGAAAAAATACTGCTGGTAATTGATGAATTACCGTATTGGGCAGAAAAAGATGAAGCGCTACTTTCAGTATTACAAAAGTATATTGATACCGTTTGGCGGGATAAAAACTTAAAAATTATACTGTGCGGATCTGCATTAAGCTTTATGGAAAATAAAGTACTGAGTGAAAAAAGCCCGTTATTTGGAAGACGGGATTCTCAAATAAAATTAGAAGCATTTGACTATTTGGATGCAGCTCAATTCGTACCAAAGTATTCTTATGAGGATAAAGCAATCTGCTACGGAATTACCGGCGGTGTAGCAAAGTATCTGTCAATGATTGATCCTAAGAAAAATCTTGATGAAAATATTGTACGGTTATTCTTTCGAACAGACGGATATTTATATGATGAAACAAGAAACCTTCTGACACAGGAATTTTCAGACATAACAGTGGTTAATAATATAATTGAGCAGATTGCATCAGGAAAAAATACCATCAATGTTATCGCTAACAAAATAAATGAAAAAGAGCCGACAATTCTCTATTCTCTTGAAAAATTAATAAGTGTCGGGTTGGTAGAAAAGAAAAAATGTATTACAGAGGAAAATAATAAGAAAAAGACACAGTACGTTTTAAAAGACCACATGTTTAAGTTTTGGTATGCATTTATTCCAAAGGCTGCCAGCGTAATAGAAATGGGACAGGGAAAGCTGTATTATAAAAAAGCAGTAAAACCGGTTTTACATTTTTTTATGGGAACAGTATTTGAGGATATGTGCAGATATTATACATTGCGACAAGGCGTTCTTGAAAAATTTAATTGTTTTATTACCGCGGTTGGTACATGGTGGGGAACGGAAACAGTTTTGAATAGCAATGGAGAGAAAGTCGTACAATCTGTTGATATTGATGTGGTTGCATTGTCAGAAATGGAAAAAAAGGCGGTCATAGGAGAGTGTAAATTTAAGCATGAAAAGATAGATAAGGGAATATATGAAACGTTGATACGACGGGCAAATGTAATATCACCGACATACGACATAATAACGTATATTTTGTTTTCACTGTCAGGTTATACAAAATGGTTTGATACTTTACAGGATGAAAAAGTGATATTAGTATCGCTTAAAGAGATGTATGAGCAGTAACAAAATTAAAATAAACATTGCTCATTGAGAGTTTATATGATGGAGCCGATGGATGAGGTGAAAGAGAGGTTTTAAAAATGGAAATAGGAAAGATCTACCTTGTTAAAAAAGATATTTTTAGTTTTAAGGCAGGAGAGCTTTGGACACTGAAAGATAAAGGCTATCAATTTTATTATGGTGAACATAACTTCGTATTTGCTGATAAAGAAAAACATAATAAGTTTTTAGTGCTGCGTGATGTAGATGATGAAGACATGAAAATATATTACCATTTAGAAGAGTATTTTGCAGAAATTACTTGAATAATACTAAGAAAGAGACAATAGAGCAGCTTGAATATATAGAGAATTTTATCACTGAAAAGCAGATAATGTATATGAAGAAAGCGTTAAAAAAGGAGTTGCAAAGGATGAGAAGAATAACATTTCAATACAATAAATATTCACCCGGTGTATTGTATATTATGGTGTTCTTTGGAGTAACTCTTGGACTTTTGACTTTTTATGCATTTCTTGTGTTCTCCGGTATTGAGAAAGGACCGGAATATGGACCGGTATATTTCAGAGAACATCCTATGCATGCTGTTTATTTGATATTCGGTTTAATTCCTATTGCTATGTCGCTACCGGCATGGATTGCTGCAAAATGTTGGAGCAGCAAGGAGGAAGAGGCACAGCTTGAACTATATGAAGATCATGCCGTTTTATATTGGAAAAATAAAGAATTCTTCATCAAAAAGGGAGCGGTAAATATTAAGATTCCCGAACCACAGCCTTATTGGTATAAAACTTACGTATTAAAAATACCAAGACACAGAGTTGTCTTGGTTGGATCCATAAAAGAGACAAAAGAAAAGAGAAGAAAACAGTCTTCTTTGGATATTGCAATGGAGGAGCTCTCAGCTTACAAAAAGTAAAAAGCCGATTGTATATAAACTTCCAATGACCGATGCAACCGCCTGTATCGACCGTCAAAGAAGAAATCATAAAGGAAGACATTTGATGAATTGCAATGTAAAGAAAATAAGGAAAGATTGCATTACGAGTTTGTAGAAATCAATATACCCCGACGCAGAGCATTCGTCAAAACTATACATCCGTGTATAGTTTTGACTGCAATGGTGTGGCTCTGTCACACCATTGCTACTGCGTGGAACAACCGCCATCCATGGCGGTAGATGAACGGCAGATATTACACCCTCTACACGGATAGCATGATAAATGTATCTACCGTTCTCACTTCTTTCAATGCATAAAAAACGGTAAAAAGGAGCTCCATTCGCGGAGACGGATTGCTTCTTCGACGTGAGCCGCAGCGATTACATCTTCCTGTGCGAGGTCGGCAATGGTACGCGCAATCTTTAAAATTGCGTGGCTGCCTCTTCCCGAAAGTTCTTTTTTTTCGGCATTATGGGTAAAAATACGCTCCGCGTCGCCGGTTAGCGGACACAATGCCGACAGGGCTGACGGAGTTAGATGGACATTTTTATAAGACAGCTGCACACCAGTTGATTGTACAGTATAGGAAGGGATGATACCATCGGCCTTTTTGTTTATGGGTTTCCCCGTCGTCATTCCAGTTGTTCCTTTACGCAGATATGCGGCGTAACGCTCTCTTTGCATTTTATCCGAAGCTGCAATTTTTTTGCGCATATCCGCGGTATTATAACACGGCTTTTCCGGCAGCCCGTATGCTTGAGGAGGAAACACCGGAATCCGCAAGTCGATGCGGTCGATTAACGGCGCCGTCAGTTTTTTCCAGTATTGTTCAACTACGGCAGGCATGCACGTACATACTTTACCATCGGCGCCGAGATTTCCGCACGGACATGAGTTAAGCGCCATGAGAAGCTGGAAGCGAGCAGGGAAGGTACTCGTCCTTCCCGCACGGCTCAAAGTAACGGTTCCCGTCTCCAGCGGCGCACGGAGTGTTTGCAGCACCGTTTGCTTAAATTGTACAGCTTCATCCAAAAAAAGTGTTCCGCCGTGCGCAAGGGAGATTTCGCCGGGCATACATTTTCCGGCGCCTCCGATCATTCCTTCAAGGCTGGCATTCGGATGCGGCATTCTAAACGGCGGACGTTTAATCCGCACATCATGACCGCGCATACTCGGTAAAAGACCTGCGATGCTATAGATATGGGTAACCTCTTCCGCCGTTTTCGGGTCTAGGTCGGGTAGTAAGCTTGCAAAGCGCTGCATCGAAAGCGTTTTACCGCAGCCGGGTGGCCCGTAGGCAAGTACGCTGTGTCCGCCTGCCGCGGCGATGTGCAAAGCCCGCACCAGTTCGCGTTGCCCGTAAACCTCCTCGAAAAAGCCGCCCGTACCCGTATTGGCGGCAGCATCTGCTTGACTTGGTTCCGACCATGATGCGGTAGTGGAAATTATCGGTTCCACCGCCGTGCCAGTGCAGTATGCCGTTTTCCCTTGAATAAGAGCACTGCCACCGTGAATTGCTACGGTGTCTTGCCGTAATGAGTTGCTTATGTGTCCGATAGCCTCCTGTGCCGGTGCGCCGCCGTTTTTTTCGCCTGTGTTTGATTTGCAGTCTTTTTCTGTGCGCAATTCCGCTTCAATCGCATAGAGGCATTCCAAAGCTTCCCGCAGCGTTTCAACACCGTATATGCGCACCCCCTGCTGGATACGGGCTTCCGCTTCATTTTCTTTCGGTACGATAAAGTACTCAATTCCGGCGGCGGTTCCCGAAATTAAAGCGCCCAATACGCCCCGCACCGGCCTCACTCGTCCCGAAAGTTCCAGCTCTCCGATTACCATAACCGGTGTATCGAGCGCGCAATCGGCCTGCAATACGGCAAGGGCAATGGGCAGGTCAAACCCGCTGCCTTCTTTTTTCTGATCGGCAGGGCTTAAATTTATCAGTATCCGTTCTTGTGGAAAAGACAACTCGGAATTACTGATAGCAGCGCGCATCCGTTCCCGTGCCTCTTTTACCGCCGAACCCGGTAGTCCGACAATATCGACAATCGGCAGCCCACGCCGCAAATCCGCTTCAACCTTGATAATCTCCCCCTCATAGCCGAAGGAGGCAAAACTCATAATAGTCATTTTTTTCTCCCATAAAAACCGTGCTATTGTACGGCTTTTATTTACGCTCCTCATCCTGCCACCGTCTCATAAAAAACACGATGGTTGCAGTTTCTTAAAGGATATATAGGGCATGAGCCGCAATTCGGCTAAAGATTTGAGAGAAAAAGTGCCGTTTTTATGAACATTTTAAGAAAAAATGTGCTATTTTAAGCATCGAGGGAGATTAAAAACGATGGAAACTCATCTTCAAGAATGAATACTCTGTATCAATCGGACACCTGTGTATGTTCTTTTTCTTTTATCAAGATAGTTCCGATGGTACCTTCGTTAAAGGCGAATTCTTTTGCAGCGGTATTCGCGACAAAGCTTTTGCCTTCGATGGTAATTTCATCTTTTTGAGTAATCGTTACTATTTCATTGGCAGGCGCCGATAAGAGATTTTCTTTTTTTTTCCATATAAGGGCGGGGCTTCGGATTGAAAAATCATCTTCAATTAACTGAAAGGATACCGTGTCGCCCAGCGAGTATTCTTCGGCTTTTTCATCGATGTATAAAATACCGGTTTGCCCCTTCATAGACTCTTTTTGTGTTTTTTTATCGTACTGTACAAAACTGATGTGCTTGCCCGCCCAAATTTTTTCTTCATCATACATTTCGAGCGCTTGTGCATACACGCTTAAATCGACGATCGCATTCTCGTATCGCTTTAAGGTAACGTTTGTAAATATCATATCAGGTTGAGGCGCCGTTTGTTCCGGCAGTTCCTGATAGTTAAACGAGCACGCCGTGTAGATAAAGATAATAAGGACAGGCCACAACTTCATTTATTCCGCATCGCTTTCGGTTGTTTCAATAACAGTTTCGGTAATGCTCCCTTCAGCTTCCGGTTTACGGGAATAGCTGACGGAAATATTTTTACCGCGATATGAAAAATCATTGAGTTTCTCGATTATCTTATCTGCATCTTCATTCATTACCTGCACAAACGAGTAATTGTCGAGGATACGAATATCGCCGATTCGTTCTCGGTTTATATCTGCATTTTGGATGAGCAGCGTAATAATATCACGGGGAAATACACGGCGGCTTCTACCGATGCTCATAAAGATACTTACCGATTCAGATGGATCGAGTATTGGGCGTTCTACCGGCGGACGGTCGGAAACATATCCCCGTGAACGATCGCCGAAGCGAGCGTTCGGACGCCGGCTATACGGTTTCGAGCGGGGGAAGGATGAGCCTTCAAATTCTTTGATTAGATAAGCAGCGATATAAGAACGCAGTGTAAAGGGTACGTTCTTTCTAAAAATCTTACGATAAGCGTTAAGAACATCGGGATCTTCTTCTGTCTTAACGGTTTCTACGACTTCTTTAAGAAATGCGGTGATTTGTTCTTCATTTAATGCGGGGGTATGTTTTACCACAATATTCTCCTCTTCAACTCAGCTCCGCCTCATCGGAGCATACATGTACTAAAAATAATTCATTATGACCGGATTATCCGGCTTTATGGTGCGACAATACTGCCATAGATAGATAATTTACTCAAGGGCAGGTTTAATAAAAATTAAACAAAATGTATAAAGTATTTCTACCGATGTAATCGGTCATTTTAAAGCAGCCTTATTGGATGTTGATATAGAAACCGGTGATATACCGTATTCGTGCATCCGCTTCCGCCCAATACTTACTTTGCGGAAAGCCGTCTGTAAGTGTTTTGTATGCGTCAAGGGCAAGTCTGATATTGCGTACGGAACCGTTCAATTCATACGCGCGTCCTTTTAAAAACAACCCTTCATCCAGTTTCTCTTCCGCGGTGGTAAAGAAATTGTCCAAATATGTTAAGGCGGTGCCTGCATCCGCTGCTGCGATTGCCGTGCGCGCTTTTTCGAGTAATTGATCGGAGCTGAGTACTTCTTCGCTTGCTGCTGTGGGGACTTGTCCGGTTGAATCGCCGGTATTTTCCGCAGCCGAGGATGCGGTTTCCACCGTTCCGGCGCTCATAGTCTGTTCCAAAGTTTTACTTTGCGAACCGGTACCCGCTGTTTGCGGAGCTTCGGCGGCTGCTTGTGCCGTGTGTGTTGTTGTGCCGGTTCCGGTGGTTGCGGTCGAACTGCTTGACGGCTGAGAAGCGGATGCTTGCGTATTTTTGTTAGCTTGCGCTTCTGTCGTATCGGAATCCGCTTCGGTTTGATAGTCCGGCGCTTTTACCATTGCTTTCGCTGCGGTTGAGCGGGCGGCGCTCACCGATACGGCTATCGCGTCGGTGACAAACTCATTGGTAAATACGTCGAAATAGGAGAAATGGAGTATGTAATCTCCTTTTTTCTCCGCTGTAAACATAAAAATCGAAGTGTTGTCTTGCAGTTTTCGCTGCTCATACTTTAACCCCGGTTGGGAAGTTTGTTCGCCGACATAGACCCATCCGTGCCCCGGATAGGTAAGTTCCAACCGCTGCTTTTCTTCGACTGCAACCATGCGCGAAACCTTGGGCTTTTGTTCGGTTTCCGGTTCTTTTGAAAGCGCAACGGTAAATATTTGTGGAGAAAAAAGGTCGAGCATCTCTTCGTGGAAGGTCGGCGGAGGTTCGTAGCCGTGTGTGCCGCCCTGTTTTTCAAAATCACTGATAAGATCCGCAAGCGTTGTTTCGTACGCCGGTACGTTCTGCTCTGCAGAAAGGACGGGCGTGTCTGCGGTTGCAAGCGGTACCGGTTCGCCCGTGGACGGAGCTGTCGGAACCTGCTCGACGGCTGTATCTGCCGTTGTTGTGGGCTGTGGCGTGTTCTCGGTGGCTTTAGCGATATCTGCCGCTGTCGTGTTCTCGGCGGTTACGGTATCGGGATTGGAAGCGGCGAGTGTCAGCTCACCGGCAGTTTCGGCAGCTACAGACTCACCGGCTGCTGCAGTAGGCTCTGCCTCACCGGCGGTTTTTGTAGGGACAGACGTATCGGCGGCAGCAAGGGCAGGGGAGGCGACCGCAGTCGAATCCTGCACGGTTGTCTTGCCACTATTTTCTTCGTTCTGTACAACTGCCTCGCTGCTGTCCTGTTTGGAATGCTGTGCAGCTGCTGTTACCGTTGGTTCGCTCTGTGCTTTCGCGGCGGTTTTATCTGCGTCAGTGTTCTTTTGACCGGCTGCTTTACCTGCGGTGGTTGCCGGAGTATGTTGCTTTTTCGATACGGCTGCGCCGCTGGTTGCCATATCTTTGTCGGTTCCTACTGCTTCCGATGCAGGTGTTCTTTTCTGCCGCTGGGATATGGTTGCGCCGGATACGGTATCGATTGTCGCACCCGATACCGCATCGGGCTGCATTGCCGGTTTTGACGGCTGTGTTTCTGCAGGTGCCGGCTGCGGAGACATTGTATTGCCGGTGTGAGAAGCCGATTCTGTAGCGGACTGTTCTTGCCGAGAGGGGGTATCCTGCGGTTTTTCCGCAGCGGCTCTTGTCGTACAGGCAGTAACCGGTACGATGAGTAATATAAGAAGGATAAGGCAGGGCGGATAGATCGATTTTTTCACGGAACACTCTCCCATAATTTGTTCATTTGCCGCTCATTTATATCGTGCAGTTTTTGCATCTGCTCTGCATCAGGAATCGTATACCAATACTGCAAATCCGAATCAGTCCAGATTTTCTTTTGTTTGCGCGAATATTGTACCGGCGGAAGTTCAAGCGGCTCGTCGGGAAGCATAAAAATCACCGGATCGATTGAAATCATTACTTCATCAGGATCGATGCTCGGTTTTTTTGTTCCGCTTAGTAAAATAATCACGGAAATAATCAACATGATAATCAGCAAACCGAGTGCAGAAGCTAGAACGATGAGCTTATGCGTCCGAATCGTTTCTATGATGTTCATCCGGCTGTTCCTCCTGAATTGTATGTCGTCGTTTCGGCGGCCGCGACGGAATGTAGATACC from the Treponema medium genome contains:
- a CDS encoding ATP-binding protein: MTVIYGRRRIGKSTLISEFVKDKKVIFYTATKVGKERNLELFSKQVTDVFLAGIEDINFRTIEAVFDFIAQNMSDEKILLVIDELPYWAEKDEALLSVLQKYIDTVWRDKNLKIILCGSALSFMENKVLSEKSPLFGRRDSQIKLEAFDYLDAAQFVPKYSYEDKAICYGITGGVAKYLSMIDPKKNLDENIVRLFFRTDGYLYDETRNLLTQEFSDITVVNNIIEQIASGKNTINVIANKINEKEPTILYSLEKLISVGLVEKKKCITEENNKKKTQYVLKDHMFKFWYAFIPKAASVIEMGQGKLYYKKAVKPVLHFFMGTVFEDMCRYYTLRQGVLEKFNCFITAVGTWWGTETVLNSNGEKVVQSVDIDVVALSEMEKKAVIGECKFKHEKIDKGIYETLIRRANVISPTYDIITYILFSLSGYTKWFDTLQDEKVILVSLKEMYEQ
- a CDS encoding TfoX/Sxy family protein; its protein translation is MNEFNEYIRDSFSESGDIVIKSMMGGYLVYFNGKLIGDICNNELFLKRTPTSDRLLADSELRYPYEGSKTLMHVFDSFDDKALILELLDGMYAELPEKKPAKAR
- the lptC gene encoding LPS export ABC transporter periplasmic protein LptC codes for the protein MKLWPVLIIFIYTACSFNYQELPEQTAPQPDMIFTNVTLKRYENAIVDLSVYAQALEMYDEEKIWAGKHISFVQYDKKTQKESMKGQTGILYIDEKAEEYSLGDTVSFQLIEDDFSIRSPALIWKKKENLLSAPANEIVTITQKDEITIEGKSFVANTAAKEFAFNEGTIGTILIKEKEHTQVSD
- a CDS encoding DUF4241 domain-containing protein, coding for MIPTKEWIEKYEKVKELLVSPVHYGNLFSQDEVQGKKLFILPMGTVHFPTGNILVRDPLVYLDKNEEPYLQKVPTGIFPLETLVAEIEEDHYRYVATRVKFSNEKAAVYREALTGNEDLDDVNGESFFGFNVDAGLATVVDVKTRDAYCDFESRWANENPDKNIYDDYFAKEFKKSYAANPRFQRDGGDWINYPLEGTDLTVPMIQSGFGDGKYPVYFGYDKNDAICELVIEYIFAG
- a CDS encoding DUF4272 domain-containing protein → MYIRPEDRREKSNAKIKGMGIACMEELPLVESSKEAKLKSFGEICDRAIACLLSIQLAQDIHNEQGYEESKELFLRLLEKYEVSDCLLEKEKRLFDGTYSEQDVIDVCWTYEAYWSLVWALGLVEDISYPNTICDVERAIKLVGDTDGKTAFKAQCRLRGIEEILDMLDLHYRYHWATEEKRLRPETEIKNLNPDVLMERRRGLEWLISEESDWFDISMDT
- a CDS encoding YifB family Mg chelatase-like AAA ATPase; the encoded protein is MTIMSFASFGYEGEIIKVEADLRRGLPIVDIVGLPGSAVKEARERMRAAISNSELSFPQERILINLSPADQKKEGSGFDLPIALAVLQADCALDTPVMVIGELELSGRVRPVRGVLGALISGTAAGIEYFIVPKENEAEARIQQGVRIYGVETLREALECLYAIEAELRTEKDCKSNTGEKNGGAPAQEAIGHISNSLRQDTVAIHGGSALIQGKTAYCTGTAVEPIISTTASWSEPSQADAAANTGTGGFFEEVYGQRELVRALHIAAAGGHSVLAYGPPGCGKTLSMQRFASLLPDLDPKTAEEVTHIYSIAGLLPSMRGHDVRIKRPPFRMPHPNASLEGMIGGAGKCMPGEISLAHGGTLFLDEAVQFKQTVLQTLRAPLETGTVTLSRAGRTSTFPARFQLLMALNSCPCGNLGADGKVCTCMPAVVEQYWKKLTAPLIDRIDLRIPVFPPQAYGLPEKPCYNTADMRKKIAASDKMQRERYAAYLRKGTTGMTTGKPINKKADGIIPSYTVQSTGVQLSYKNVHLTPSALSALCPLTGDAERIFTHNAEKKELSGRGSHAILKIARTIADLAQEDVIAAAHVEEAIRLREWSSFLPFFMH
- a CDS encoding DbpA RNA binding domain-containing protein, which codes for MVKHTPALNEEQITAFLKEVVETVKTEEDPDVLNAYRKIFRKNVPFTLRSYIAAYLIKEFEGSSFPRSKPYSRRPNARFGDRSRGYVSDRPPVERPILDPSESVSIFMSIGRSRRVFPRDIITLLIQNADINRERIGDIRILDNYSFVQVMNEDADKIIEKLNDFSYRGKNISVSYSRKPEAEGSITETVIETTESDAE